The proteins below are encoded in one region of Patescibacteria group bacterium:
- a CDS encoding DNA-directed RNA polymerase subunit beta → MAHPPRKRFGVIREATPLPDLTAIQKQSYDWFLREGLRELFDEVSPIQDFTGRDLELAFTDYYLDEAKFDEITSREKNVTFEAPLRVKAKLTNRRTSEVKEQEIYLGDFPVMTPRGTFVVNGIERVVVSQMIRSAGVFFTSEFVRGRRLYGAKVIPNRGAWLEMETDAAGVAWVKIDRKRKVAVTSLLRSFGYGTDDQIRALFQDELVQPYLEATLAKDIATNEDEGVIEVYKRIRPGDLATTENARTLIQSMFFRFDRYDFGRVGRHKLNMRFGIDVPNDKAHRVLRKEDLVMIVNEIMRLNATQEEADDIDHLGNRRVRAVGELIQNRFRVGVARMERIIRDRMSTLDINELTPNKLINARPVIGALKEFFMSSQLSQFMDQTNALAELEHKRRVSAMGPGGLSRERAGFEVRDVHPTHYGRLCPIATPEGPNIGLVGHLASYARVNEYGFIETPFVRVKHDVDNDAKETTGEIVRLDVVHPKTGKVIAKAGTTVTAALAKDIAAVSEVETVALKPRITGEIVYLDAFTNQRHTTTAATTPITEDGYFVEEKAEVRRHGEPSVEPVETIDYMDVAPNQIVSIGTSLIPFLEHDDAIRALMGTNMQRQAVSLVNPAAPIVGTGVEARAARDSGHVVIADEEGEIVEIDGRHIVLLAKSGKRYVYELTKFVRSNASTCLNQRPIVSLGEKVKAGEVLADGPSTEGGELALGRNVTVAFMCWEGYNYEDAIIISERLVRDDVYSSIHIEDYTVDVRETKLGPEVITSDIPNIGEEKLKDLDEEGVVRIGAQVSSGDILVGKITPKGETELSAEEKLLRAIFGEKAKDVRDTSLYLEHGEHGKVVDVKVFSRDAGDRLPAGVIKSIQVKVANLRKIQVGDKMAGRHGNKGVVSRVVPVEDLPFLEDGTPVDIILSPLGVVSRMNLGQILETHLGIAAERLGYHVATPALDGVTGETIQNELERAGLARDGKAVLYNGRTGEPFAHRVTVGTIYMLKLNHMVDDKIHQRSIGPYSLITQQPLGGKAQFGGQRFGEMEVWALEGYGAAHTLQEILTIKSDDVPGRSKAYEAIIKGEPIQKMNVPESFNVLVRELKGLCLDVELLDDEDNVIRESSEEPVVAA, encoded by the coding sequence ATGGCACACCCACCACGCAAACGTTTCGGCGTCATTCGTGAGGCTACCCCCCTTCCTGATCTCACGGCCATTCAGAAACAATCGTACGATTGGTTCTTGCGCGAGGGGTTACGCGAACTGTTCGATGAAGTAAGTCCTATCCAGGACTTCACTGGTCGTGATTTAGAACTTGCCTTCACCGATTATTATCTCGATGAAGCGAAGTTCGATGAAATTACGAGCCGCGAAAAGAACGTTACCTTTGAAGCGCCGCTTCGTGTGAAAGCGAAGCTCACGAACCGACGGACGTCGGAAGTGAAAGAGCAAGAAATTTATTTGGGTGATTTTCCAGTTATGACACCACGAGGGACGTTCGTGGTGAACGGCATTGAACGGGTGGTCGTTTCACAGATGATTCGGTCGGCGGGTGTATTTTTTACTTCAGAATTTGTCCGTGGTCGTCGGTTGTATGGGGCGAAGGTCATTCCAAACCGTGGGGCATGGTTGGAAATGGAAACAGACGCCGCCGGTGTGGCCTGGGTGAAGATTGATAGAAAGCGAAAAGTAGCCGTAACCTCTTTGTTACGGTCTTTTGGCTATGGCACGGATGATCAAATCAGAGCGCTGTTCCAAGATGAGCTCGTACAGCCATATCTTGAAGCGACGTTAGCAAAAGATATTGCCACAAACGAAGATGAAGGGGTGATTGAAGTGTATAAGCGGATTCGACCAGGGGACCTCGCTACCACCGAGAACGCTCGGACACTCATTCAATCGATGTTCTTCCGGTTTGATCGCTACGACTTTGGTCGTGTCGGTCGTCATAAATTGAACATGCGTTTTGGAATTGATGTTCCGAACGACAAAGCGCACCGCGTTCTTCGCAAAGAAGACCTCGTTATGATTGTGAACGAGATTATGCGGTTGAATGCGACACAAGAAGAAGCAGACGACATTGACCACTTGGGGAATCGCCGCGTACGGGCAGTGGGTGAGCTGATTCAAAACCGGTTCCGTGTTGGTGTCGCTCGTATGGAGCGCATCATTCGCGACCGTATGTCGACATTGGACATTAACGAACTGACGCCAAATAAGCTTATCAATGCACGGCCAGTTATTGGTGCCTTGAAAGAATTTTTCATGAGTTCGCAGCTGTCGCAGTTCATGGATCAAACGAACGCCCTGGCTGAGTTGGAGCACAAGCGCCGCGTGTCTGCTATGGGCCCGGGTGGTTTGTCTCGTGAGCGGGCAGGATTTGAAGTGCGTGATGTGCACCCAACGCACTACGGTCGGCTCTGTCCAATTGCCACACCAGAAGGACCGAACATTGGTCTGGTTGGACACTTGGCAAGTTACGCACGGGTGAATGAGTACGGATTTATTGAAACACCTTTCGTTCGTGTGAAGCACGATGTGGACAATGACGCAAAAGAAACGACGGGCGAAATAGTGCGGCTTGATGTTGTTCATCCCAAAACCGGAAAAGTTATTGCCAAAGCTGGCACCACAGTAACGGCAGCACTAGCGAAAGATATTGCAGCTGTTAGTGAGGTAGAAACAGTGGCGTTGAAGCCACGCATTACGGGCGAGATTGTGTACCTCGATGCCTTTACGAACCAGCGACACACGACAACAGCGGCCACGACCCCCATTACGGAAGATGGCTATTTTGTTGAGGAAAAAGCCGAAGTACGTCGCCATGGCGAGCCGTCAGTCGAACCAGTTGAAACGATTGATTACATGGACGTTGCGCCGAACCAAATCGTCAGTATCGGCACATCGCTCATTCCTTTCCTTGAACACGATGACGCCATTCGGGCACTCATGGGTACGAACATGCAACGGCAGGCAGTTTCTTTGGTCAATCCAGCCGCCCCGATTGTCGGTACTGGTGTTGAAGCTCGAGCCGCCCGCGATTCTGGCCACGTTGTTATTGCTGACGAAGAGGGTGAAATTGTTGAAATCGACGGACGCCACATAGTGCTCCTCGCCAAGAGCGGCAAGCGGTACGTCTATGAACTTACGAAATTTGTTCGTTCTAACGCTTCGACCTGTTTAAATCAACGTCCCATTGTTTCACTGGGTGAGAAAGTGAAGGCTGGCGAGGTGCTGGCCGATGGTCCGTCGACTGAGGGTGGTGAATTGGCATTGGGTCGTAACGTCACAGTCGCCTTCATGTGTTGGGAAGGCTATAACTATGAGGACGCTATTATTATTTCAGAGCGCCTAGTTCGTGACGACGTTTATTCGTCAATTCATATTGAGGATTACACGGTAGACGTTCGTGAAACGAAGCTTGGTCCAGAAGTTATTACGTCTGACATTCCAAACATTGGTGAAGAGAAGCTGAAAGATCTCGACGAAGAAGGTGTTGTCCGCATCGGTGCGCAAGTTTCTTCGGGGGACATCTTGGTTGGTAAAATTACACCCAAAGGAGAAACTGAACTTTCTGCTGAAGAGAAATTGCTGCGCGCCATTTTCGGTGAGAAAGCAAAAGATGTCCGTGACACATCACTATACCTTGAACATGGTGAGCACGGTAAAGTCGTGGATGTTAAAGTTTTCTCACGTGACGCAGGCGACCGTTTGCCGGCTGGCGTTATTAAGAGCATTCAGGTGAAGGTGGCAAACCTACGAAAGATTCAGGTGGGTGACAAAATGGCTGGTCGACACGGCAACAAGGGTGTGGTGTCGCGAGTTGTGCCAGTTGAAGATTTGCCGTTCCTTGAGGACGGAACACCAGTCGACATCATTCTTTCACCACTCGGTGTGGTTTCTCGTATGAACCTCGGTCAAATTCTTGAGACGCACCTTGGTATTGCGGCTGAACGACTCGGCTATCACGTAGCCACACCGGCGTTAGATGGGGTGACGGGCGAAACAATTCAAAATGAGTTAGAACGAGCCGGCCTCGCCCGTGATGGTAAGGCAGTGCTATATAACGGCCGTACCGGTGAACCGTTCGCGCATCGGGTAACGGTTGGTACCATTTATATGTTGAAATTGAACCACATGGTGGACGACAAGATTCATCAGCGGTCTATCGGTCCATACTCGCTTATTACGCAACAGCCGCTGGGTGGTAAGGCGCAGTTTGGTGGTCAGCGATTTGGTGAAATGGAAGTGTGGGCGCTCGAAGGGTATGGAGCCGCTCATACCTTGCAGGAAATCTTGACCATTAAGTCAGATGACGTGCCCGGACGTTCCAAGGCGTACGAAGCTATCATTAAGGGTGAGCCAATCCAAAAGATGAATGTGCCAGAATCCTTTAATGTGTTGGTTCGTGAACTGAAAGGACTTTGTCTTGATGTTGAGTTGCTAGACGACGAAGACAATGTCATACGGGAGTCGTCCGAGGAACCAGTTGTCGCCGCTTAA